A stretch of the Paenibacillus dendritiformis genome encodes the following:
- a CDS encoding BMC domain-containing protein, whose translation MEYRGEEALGLVETLGMVPAIQAADAMLKAADVVLVSYENVGSTLVTIMVKGDVAAVRSAVEAGAEAAAKIGKVTAHNVMPRPLRSIAGIVKAHAINA comes from the coding sequence ATGGAATACCGGGGAGAGGAAGCTCTCGGGCTTGTGGAAACTTTGGGCATGGTTCCTGCTATCCAAGCGGCGGACGCTATGCTTAAAGCGGCAGATGTTGTTCTGGTATCCTACGAAAATGTTGGTTCCACACTCGTAACGATCATGGTAAAAGGTGATGTCGCGGCGGTTCGTTCGGCAGTAGAGGCTGGCGCTGAAGCGGCAGCGAAGATTGGCAAAGTCACTGCCCATAATGTGATGCCGCGTCCGCTCCGTTCTATTGCAGGAATCGTGAAAGCGCATGCAATTAACGCATAA
- a CDS encoding choline kinase family protein, with translation MKPLNDFLSKQINMEDLVQQKLRLFFEDDRIVFDKSRFAGGLTNYNYIMNIHGTEYVIRKPGNLTDQMIDRRIERVNNGIASEFGVNSECIFFDEESGIKISKYIPDSKTLAAAGPLALPSLQAVSSLLKKIHGSPKHFPNKFDWLGELAKYEAIVTQINGELFFDYASLKEQLLRFMDVNVKNVISVPCHNDTVPENFLVDGNGSVYLIDWEYSGMNDPAFDIAAYIIESRLTAEAIDQLLEAYYGNTFTQDDLMKVKCYMMAQDLLWTVWALLRHYTGDDYLDYCSLRYNRLRRNIQVLSKQPDYPIADMVMR, from the coding sequence ATGAAACCTCTAAACGACTTTTTATCCAAACAAATAAATATGGAAGACCTGGTGCAGCAAAAACTACGTCTTTTTTTTGAAGATGATCGGATTGTTTTTGACAAATCTCGTTTTGCGGGCGGGTTGACCAATTATAACTACATTATGAATATCCATGGAACGGAGTATGTGATTCGCAAGCCCGGCAACCTGACGGATCAAATGATCGACCGCAGGATAGAACGTGTGAACAACGGCATCGCTTCGGAGTTTGGCGTGAATTCGGAATGTATATTTTTTGATGAGGAAAGCGGCATTAAGATCAGCAAGTATATTCCCGACAGCAAAACGCTGGCCGCGGCAGGCCCGTTGGCTTTGCCAAGCTTGCAGGCTGTGTCTTCTTTATTGAAAAAGATTCACGGCAGTCCCAAACATTTCCCCAACAAGTTTGATTGGCTCGGTGAACTTGCCAAATATGAAGCCATTGTCACGCAAATCAACGGAGAATTGTTTTTTGACTACGCCTCCTTAAAAGAGCAATTGCTTCGTTTCATGGATGTGAATGTCAAGAATGTCATTTCCGTACCTTGCCATAATGATACGGTTCCCGAGAATTTTCTCGTAGATGGGAATGGCAGTGTCTATTTGATAGATTGGGAATATTCCGGAATGAACGATCCGGCCTTTGATATTGCGGCGTATATCATCGAATCGCGTTTGACAGCAGAGGCGATTGACCAACTATTGGAAGCCTATTACGGCAATACGTTTACGCAGGATGATCTGATGAAGGTCAAATGTTATATGATGGCCCAAGATTTGTTATGGACGGTATGGGCCCTGCTGCGCCATTATACGGGGGATGATTACCTGGATTACTGCTCGCTGCGCTATAACCGCCTGCGTCGAAATATTCAAGTATTAAGCAAGCAGCCGGATTACCCTATTGCCGACATGGTGATGCGTTAG
- a CDS encoding class I SAM-dependent methyltransferase: MDKNSVYRTNIIGAGEVGSAISIDMDKNSVYRTNSFYWDTKGNDFLGAIVLPFYGAFVSEEKLQLFGDVSGKKMLEIGCGNGQSLQYLGERQASELWAVDISEKQIEKAKQHLTACGVSAKFICSPMEEECGIPMNYFDFVYSIYAIGWTTDLEGTFCRIASYLKKDGVFIFSWSHPIHKCVVAENNMLAFKKCYFDESWYSVSLDEGTLTLADRKLSTYVNALAQAGFVIEQMIEQSDDEMMQSDNSDFAKKAQMLPVTFVIKARKL; this comes from the coding sequence ATGGACAAGAATTCGGTGTATCGAACTAACATTATAGGCGCTGGCGAGGTTGGCAGCGCTATCTCGATCGATATGGACAAAAATTCGGTGTATCGAACAAACAGCTTCTATTGGGATACAAAAGGAAATGACTTCTTGGGAGCAATCGTGCTTCCTTTTTATGGAGCCTTTGTCTCAGAAGAAAAATTGCAGCTTTTTGGCGATGTCTCCGGGAAAAAGATGCTGGAGATAGGCTGTGGAAACGGTCAATCCTTGCAATATCTGGGGGAACGCCAAGCATCTGAACTATGGGCTGTCGATATATCAGAAAAACAAATCGAAAAGGCAAAGCAACATTTGACGGCATGCGGCGTTTCAGCAAAATTTATCTGCTCTCCCATGGAAGAAGAATGCGGCATACCAATGAATTATTTTGACTTTGTGTATTCGATTTATGCCATAGGCTGGACCACCGACCTTGAGGGCACTTTTTGCCGTATCGCTTCTTATCTTAAAAAAGATGGCGTATTTATTTTTAGTTGGTCTCACCCTATCCATAAATGTGTTGTTGCAGAAAATAATATGCTTGCTTTTAAAAAATGTTATTTCGATGAATCTTGGTATTCGGTATCCCTTGATGAAGGTACGCTGACATTAGCGGACCGTAAGCTATCAACCTATGTAAATGCGTTGGCACAAGCGGGATTTGTAATTGAGCAAATGATTGAACAATCCGATGATGAAATGATGCAATCCGATAACAGCGATTTTGCAAAAAAAGCACAGATGCTGCCTGTTACTTTTGTAATCAAAGCAAGGAAACTGTAG
- a CDS encoding ABC transporter substrate-binding protein, with protein sequence MKKSAVLSLIMAITMILAACAGKQVDEAKQEGQQGQDGKKIVVLSVHQAEPVYAQAEKMYEAKHPDVDIQIKEYSQGEGSNPEGDLEKYVNTTNTELLSGKGADLIALDVSGLQVGKYIDKQALVNLSDLMKQDPSFDSGSYEMNILEGAKMKGGLYSLPLRFFLDGLMGDAKAIEQSGVTFDDSTWTWGEFTAVGKRLAAAGGHTYSLVNTPPEQMLNNLFVDNYTRVVNEEQRPASFDVNAFVGLMEQVKTMYADKVITDAAVDAGDSFFAPSLILNPEDYFEGPGLFYEQGRIYRKPLSAGQQAGVTFVIHKELGINRNSKVQTEAWDFMKFLLSEEVQTMPGLQGFSVNKKVNEKTFQDLADKGAIELPTGSSLPIEKTDIDMLKQMLTDAATPQKHESKIQAIIEEEAKAYYSGQKSAQAVAELVANRVTTYLNE encoded by the coding sequence ATGAAAAAAAGTGCTGTGCTTAGTCTGATCATGGCAATCACGATGATATTGGCTGCATGTGCCGGCAAACAGGTTGATGAGGCGAAGCAAGAAGGGCAGCAGGGACAAGACGGGAAGAAAATCGTTGTCTTATCCGTACATCAGGCGGAGCCTGTGTATGCTCAGGCTGAGAAGATGTATGAAGCGAAGCATCCCGATGTAGATATTCAAATCAAGGAATACAGCCAAGGGGAAGGATCGAATCCTGAAGGTGATCTTGAGAAATATGTGAATACCACCAATACCGAGCTATTGTCCGGCAAAGGGGCCGATTTGATTGCCCTGGATGTGAGCGGGCTGCAGGTGGGGAAATACATAGACAAGCAAGCGCTTGTGAACTTGAGCGATTTGATGAAGCAGGACCCTTCCTTTGATTCCGGTTCGTATGAGATGAACATCCTGGAGGGGGCCAAGATGAAAGGGGGGCTCTATTCGCTGCCTCTACGGTTCTTTTTGGACGGTCTTATGGGCGATGCCAAGGCAATTGAGCAATCCGGCGTAACATTCGATGACAGCACCTGGACATGGGGGGAGTTCACCGCGGTAGGCAAACGTTTGGCGGCAGCCGGCGGGCACACGTATTCGCTGGTGAATACCCCGCCCGAGCAGATGTTGAACAATCTGTTCGTCGATAACTATACTCGCGTGGTCAATGAGGAACAGCGCCCGGCCAGCTTCGATGTCAATGCATTCGTTGGACTGATGGAGCAAGTGAAGACGATGTATGCGGATAAGGTGATTACGGATGCGGCGGTGGACGCAGGAGATTCTTTTTTTGCACCTTCTTTGATTCTGAATCCTGAAGATTATTTCGAAGGGCCAGGGCTCTTTTATGAGCAAGGAAGGATCTATCGCAAGCCGCTCTCGGCGGGGCAGCAGGCTGGAGTCACCTTCGTGATTCATAAGGAATTAGGGATAAACCGGAATTCGAAGGTGCAGACGGAGGCGTGGGACTTTATGAAGTTCTTATTGTCGGAGGAAGTACAGACGATGCCTGGACTGCAAGGGTTCTCTGTCAATAAAAAGGTGAACGAGAAAACGTTCCAGGATCTTGCGGACAAAGGAGCTATCGAGTTGCCAACGGGGTCCTCGCTCCCGATTGAGAAGACAGACATCGACATGCTCAAACAGATGCTCACCGATGCGGCCACGCCGCAAAAGCACGAGTCGAAGATTCAAGCGATTATCGAAGAAGAAGCGAAGGCTTATTATAGCGGTCAAAAATCGGCCCAAGCGGTTGCGGAATTGGTCGCAAACCGTGTGACGACCTATTTAAATGAATAG
- a CDS encoding efflux RND transporter periplasmic adaptor subunit — MATGFTEALDARKKRNIAWLSGLFFSLLLFLTLASNTLLTLHLPKVRIEQGREGALVTTWRGTARLMPRQHIDLSNKTEWFIKKVHVKEGDRVAKGQTLITYENPAAAQEILDEQAGLAQQRLSLVDLQDAYIEAVQNNDEIQARRSKRELKSAQLAIGVQERKLSTMQSEAMDRRRIVAPFDGVVTQVRATPQLPSGSGGPDISVASRQQGYQFEIVIPDAMAVTLRTGEKMNVQIEHEGESIPVEGIIADIRPAAGVDEGTSPQEGGGGSASQATSSQRVVVKIQHPDVQGNELVSVELTRSAKSGEGMLVPNEAIHQEGKGSYVLVIEERSGPLGNTFIVRKAPVRLGGTNGQETLVLQGAYMNDQIIVESSEPLTEGQRVRI, encoded by the coding sequence ATGGCTACAGGGTTCACCGAAGCGCTGGATGCGAGAAAAAAACGAAACATAGCGTGGCTCTCCGGCCTGTTCTTCAGCTTGCTCCTTTTCCTTACCCTGGCGAGCAATACATTGCTGACGTTACATCTGCCGAAGGTGCGTATCGAACAAGGGAGGGAAGGGGCGTTAGTCACTACGTGGCGCGGGACGGCCCGGCTGATGCCTCGGCAGCATATCGACTTGTCGAACAAGACGGAATGGTTCATTAAGAAGGTTCATGTCAAAGAGGGGGATCGCGTAGCTAAGGGGCAGACGTTAATCACCTATGAGAATCCTGCTGCTGCGCAGGAAATCCTGGATGAACAGGCGGGACTGGCACAACAGCGGCTATCGTTAGTTGACTTGCAGGATGCTTATATTGAAGCCGTACAAAATAACGACGAGATCCAGGCGCGCCGATCGAAGCGGGAATTAAAAAGTGCGCAATTAGCCATTGGTGTCCAGGAGCGAAAATTGAGCACGATGCAGTCGGAGGCGATGGATCGCAGACGCATCGTTGCGCCTTTTGACGGTGTCGTGACACAGGTGCGTGCGACGCCGCAGCTGCCATCAGGGAGCGGCGGGCCGGATATCAGCGTAGCGAGCAGGCAGCAAGGCTATCAATTTGAGATTGTCATCCCGGATGCCATGGCCGTGACATTGCGTACCGGGGAGAAGATGAACGTTCAGATCGAGCACGAGGGGGAAAGTATTCCGGTTGAGGGGATCATTGCTGACATTCGTCCGGCGGCAGGCGTTGATGAAGGGACTTCTCCCCAAGAGGGAGGGGGAGGAAGTGCCTCGCAGGCGACTTCGAGTCAACGTGTCGTTGTGAAGATTCAGCATCCGGATGTTCAAGGGAATGAGCTTGTGAGCGTGGAATTGACACGATCGGCGAAGAGCGGTGAAGGCATGCTCGTACCGAACGAAGCGATTCATCAGGAAGGGAAGGGCAGCTATGTCCTTGTCATCGAGGAACGTTCCGGCCCGCTGGGCAATACCTTTATTGTTCGCAAGGCTCCCGTCCGATTAGGAGGGACGAATGGCCAAGAAACCTTGGTGCTGCAAGGGGCATACATGAACGATCAGATCATTGTCGAGAGCAGTGAACCGTTAACAGAAGGTCAACGAGTAAGGATCTAA
- a CDS encoding carbohydrate ABC transporter permease: MKKRGFIRNLAVTLVMACIGLMMLFPIVITFTNSLMTEHEIRGNYELVGKMPVAAQGEPPAFVNLKLIPDWLSFEQYRNILLETPTYLFMLWNSVAMVVAIIAGQTVVSALAAYAFAKLRFKGREVWFRVYLMTMLMPFQVTLVPNYIIADKLGLMNTASAIILPGIFGAFGVFMLRQFMLSIPYALVEAAQMDGAGHYRIFYQIMLPLMKPGIAALIVLLFVDYWNMVEQPLIFLEDAFKQPLSLYLSRIHKEAQGIGFAASLIYMTPMVLLFLYAESYFIEGIQMSGIKG; encoded by the coding sequence ATGAAGAAGAGGGGGTTCATTCGGAACCTGGCGGTCACGCTGGTGATGGCATGTATCGGGCTCATGATGCTTTTCCCTATTGTGATTACATTCACAAACTCGCTCATGACGGAGCATGAAATTCGCGGCAATTACGAGCTGGTAGGTAAAATGCCAGTCGCTGCGCAAGGGGAGCCTCCTGCATTCGTGAATCTGAAGCTTATCCCGGATTGGCTGTCCTTCGAGCAGTACAGGAACATATTGCTGGAGACGCCGACGTATTTGTTCATGTTATGGAATTCCGTCGCGATGGTCGTGGCGATCATTGCGGGACAGACGGTTGTAAGCGCACTGGCAGCGTACGCCTTTGCCAAGCTCCGGTTCAAGGGGAGAGAAGTCTGGTTTCGGGTATACTTGATGACGATGCTCATGCCTTTCCAAGTGACCTTGGTTCCGAATTATATTATTGCTGACAAGCTGGGATTGATGAATACGGCTAGCGCGATTATTTTGCCAGGGATATTCGGGGCCTTCGGTGTGTTCATGCTGAGGCAATTTATGCTGTCGATCCCGTATGCGCTGGTTGAAGCGGCTCAGATGGATGGCGCCGGTCATTACCGTATTTTCTATCAGATTATGCTGCCTTTGATGAAGCCGGGGATTGCGGCGCTGATCGTCTTGCTCTTCGTTGATTATTGGAATATGGTCGAGCAGCCGCTGATTTTTTTGGAGGATGCATTCAAGCAGCCATTATCGCTCTATTTATCCAGAATTCATAAGGAAGCCCAGGGCATCGGCTTTGCCGCATCGCTCATCTATATGACGCCAATGGTTCTCCTGTTCCTGTATGCGGAGTCTTATTTTATCGAAGGGATTCAAATGTCGGGGATTAAAGGGTAG
- a CDS encoding carbohydrate ABC transporter permease, which produces MMRNRLSRREGMVAVTFLLPSAIGFALFYLIPFGMGLVYSVLDRTVGGSFVGLSNYQELLSSDSFRKAASNTFWFMAVNVPLMLMLSLGIALVLNRNLYLRQFLRMAYVLPLVVPVASVVMVWQVLFDWNGSLNAWMHAAGLEQIDWMKSAWARGVISVFYLWKHIGYNIILFLAGLQSIPRDYYETAELEGAGKWRQCYGITLVYLTPTMVFVILMSIMNTFKIFRETYLIAGDYPHDSIYTLQHYMNNMFLAMDVQKLSAAATLMVIGIFIIVAMLLRLEKRYTQFME; this is translated from the coding sequence ATGATGCGGAATCGTCTCAGCCGTAGAGAAGGGATGGTGGCCGTAACGTTCTTGTTGCCGAGCGCTATTGGCTTTGCCTTATTCTATCTCATTCCGTTCGGGATGGGGCTTGTCTACTCGGTATTGGACCGGACGGTGGGCGGTTCGTTCGTCGGACTATCGAATTATCAGGAGCTGCTGAGCAGCGATTCCTTCCGCAAAGCCGCCTCGAATACGTTCTGGTTCATGGCGGTGAATGTCCCGCTGATGCTTATGCTGTCACTTGGAATCGCGCTCGTGCTGAACCGGAATCTCTATCTGCGTCAATTTCTCCGGATGGCTTATGTTCTGCCGTTGGTTGTGCCCGTAGCCTCCGTCGTGATGGTGTGGCAAGTGCTATTTGATTGGAACGGATCACTTAACGCCTGGATGCACGCTGCCGGGCTTGAACAGATAGACTGGATGAAATCGGCCTGGGCGCGAGGGGTGATCTCCGTGTTCTACTTATGGAAGCATATCGGCTACAACATTATCTTATTCCTTGCAGGGCTGCAGAGCATCCCCCGAGATTACTATGAGACGGCTGAGTTGGAGGGTGCGGGCAAATGGCGTCAATGTTATGGAATTACCCTTGTCTATCTTACGCCGACGATGGTCTTTGTCATCCTGATGTCGATAATGAATACGTTCAAAATATTTCGTGAAACGTACCTGATCGCAGGAGATTATCCGCATGACAGCATCTATACGCTTCAGCATTATATGAACAATATGTTCCTCGCGATGGATGTACAGAAGCTGTCGGCGGCTGCGACGCTTATGGTGATCGGGATCTTTATCATCGTGGCTATGCTTCTTCGGCTCGAGAAGCGATATACACAATTTATGGAATGA
- a CDS encoding sigma-70 family RNA polymerase sigma factor, which produces MEDINIEHWIERMKEGDPSGFQVIYEWSFPEIYRSVVFLMTEKNEIEDVMNEIYFQLWRSIDSYDAKRPFRFWMHGLVLKQIQKWRTKSWRRFRILEKKRLLEVEEHIFSDRQVLEAETHQEMLTIVHQLSYKLRTVIILRYYHDYTFDEIAELLNIPAGTVKSRHHAALEKLRKLSPYCEAVKEKELYVH; this is translated from the coding sequence ATGGAAGACATCAATATAGAGCATTGGATTGAACGGATGAAGGAGGGGGATCCATCTGGATTTCAAGTAATTTATGAATGGTCATTCCCTGAAATCTACCGCTCCGTTGTCTTTTTGATGACGGAAAAAAATGAAATCGAAGATGTAATGAACGAAATTTATTTTCAGCTGTGGCGCTCCATCGACAGTTATGATGCAAAACGTCCCTTCCGCTTCTGGATGCATGGCCTTGTGCTGAAGCAAATACAGAAGTGGAGGACCAAAAGCTGGAGGAGGTTCCGAATCTTAGAGAAGAAGCGGCTCTTGGAGGTGGAAGAGCATATTTTCTCGGATCGTCAGGTGCTTGAGGCCGAGACGCATCAGGAGATGCTGACCATCGTTCATCAGTTATCGTACAAACTTCGCACGGTGATTATTTTGCGCTATTATCACGACTATACATTCGATGAAATCGCTGAATTGCTGAACATCCCTGCAGGTACGGTCAAATCGAGACATCACGCAGCACTGGAGAAGCTTCGCAAGCTCAGCCCATATTGTGAAGCAGTAAAGGAGAAAGAACTTTATGTCCATTGA
- a CDS encoding 2,3-butanediol dehydrogenase gives MKAAVWYGQKDIRVEERELKPLKDNEVTVRVAWAGICGSDLHEYQEGPVFVPVDAPDELTGEVAPITMGHEFAGVVEKVGSKVTKYKAGDRVVVNPTITHGNKPEDIDSYDGFSFIGLHGDGGFAKYANAPEHNIYKLPDTLTLQDGALVEPTAVAVQAIKESGMQFGDTVAIFGAGPIGLLTTIAAKAAGASKIFVFDLSETRLEKAKDLGATEVFHSGKINPVEAVKQYAPNGVDVTFEVAGVAPTFRSSIDVTRARGTVVIVSIFAHSIDWNPMQLTNTGVKVTSTIAYTPTSFQQTVDLMGTGQLKPQGIITSQIELDEIVEKGFEALTNDKSQAKILVKLSGEM, from the coding sequence ATGAAAGCAGCAGTATGGTATGGTCAAAAAGATATTCGAGTCGAAGAAAGAGAATTAAAACCATTAAAAGACAACGAAGTAACCGTTCGTGTAGCATGGGCTGGTATTTGCGGCTCAGATCTGCATGAATATCAAGAAGGACCTGTTTTTGTTCCCGTAGACGCGCCAGATGAATTAACAGGCGAGGTTGCACCGATTACGATGGGGCATGAATTCGCCGGTGTAGTAGAAAAAGTCGGGTCAAAAGTTACAAAATACAAAGCAGGTGATCGAGTAGTTGTAAACCCTACAATTACTCACGGCAACAAACCAGAAGACATTGACAGTTATGATGGCTTTAGTTTTATCGGACTTCATGGCGATGGTGGTTTTGCTAAATATGCAAATGCTCCAGAACATAATATTTACAAATTGCCAGATACACTGACTTTGCAGGATGGTGCACTCGTAGAGCCTACTGCAGTAGCTGTCCAAGCAATAAAAGAAAGTGGCATGCAATTTGGTGACACAGTTGCCATTTTTGGCGCCGGTCCAATCGGATTATTAACAACCATTGCAGCTAAAGCAGCTGGCGCAAGTAAAATCTTTGTATTTGACTTATCTGAGACACGTCTTGAAAAAGCAAAAGATCTTGGCGCAACAGAAGTATTTCATTCTGGAAAAATCAATCCGGTTGAAGCTGTGAAGCAATATGCTCCAAATGGCGTGGATGTCACATTTGAAGTAGCAGGTGTTGCACCAACATTTAGATCATCCATCGATGTGACTCGTGCTCGCGGGACAGTTGTCATCGTCTCCATTTTTGCGCATTCTATTGATTGGAACCCAATGCAATTAACGAACACAGGTGTTAAAGTTACTTCCACAATTGCTTATACACCAACTTCATTCCAGCAAACCGTTGATTTAATGGGTACGGGACAATTAAAACCACAAGGTATCATTACTTCCCAAATTGAGCTGGATGAGATCGTAGAAAAAGGATTTGAAGCATTAACAAATGACAAATCTCAAGCGAAAATTCTAGTTAAATTAAGTGGAGAAATGTAA
- a CDS encoding NADPH-dependent FMN reductase, whose translation MGFLGKLFASNKKEEKEMAELNIGIIIGSTREGRVSPQVAQWVKEIADQRGDANYTIIDIADYKLPLLGEPGQDASGAQAWSKIIAKQDGFVFIVQEYNHSITGALKNALDYLREEWNNKAAGIVSYGSVGGARAAEHLRGIMGELLIADVRVHPALSLFTDFENGTEFKPKAVQTDSVNQMLDQLIPWSKALYTIR comes from the coding sequence ATGGGTTTCTTAGGTAAGCTCTTTGCTTCAAATAAAAAGGAGGAAAAAGAAATGGCAGAATTAAATATCGGAATCATTATTGGATCTACACGTGAAGGGCGTGTAAGTCCCCAAGTGGCACAATGGGTAAAAGAAATTGCAGATCAACGAGGAGATGCGAATTATACCATTATTGATATTGCAGATTACAAATTGCCTTTACTGGGTGAACCGGGACAAGATGCTTCTGGTGCGCAAGCTTGGTCAAAAATAATTGCGAAGCAAGATGGATTTGTATTCATCGTACAAGAGTATAATCATTCCATTACGGGTGCTCTCAAAAATGCACTTGATTATTTACGTGAAGAATGGAATAACAAAGCCGCGGGTATTGTTTCTTATGGCTCTGTAGGCGGTGCACGGGCAGCTGAACATTTGCGCGGCATTATGGGTGAGCTATTAATTGCAGATGTACGTGTACATCCAGCATTGTCACTGTTCACAGATTTTGAAAATGGTACTGAGTTTAAACCAAAAGCCGTGCAAACCGATTCTGTGAATCAAATGTTAGACCAATTAATTCCTTGGTCCAAGGCTTTATATACCATTCGTTAA
- the wrbA gene encoding NAD(P)H:quinone oxidoreductase, with protein sequence MSNVNLAVIYYSSTGTNYQLAQWAADGGKEAGAEVKICKVPELASQSVINGNPAWKAHVEATQNVPVVTPDDILWADAVIFSTPTRFGTMASQMKQFLDTTGGIWFHGKTVNKVVSAMTSAQNAHGGQEATILSLYTIMYHWGAIVAAPGYTDQSIFAGGGNPYGTSVSVDQNGKMKEDVRGAVLHQAKRTVTVAKWVKQGQQG encoded by the coding sequence ATGTCCAACGTAAATCTTGCCGTAATTTATTACAGTTCGACAGGCACCAATTATCAACTGGCTCAATGGGCGGCTGATGGAGGGAAAGAAGCAGGAGCCGAGGTAAAAATATGCAAGGTTCCGGAACTGGCTTCCCAGTCGGTCATCAATGGCAACCCCGCTTGGAAAGCCCATGTCGAGGCCACCCAAAACGTTCCTGTCGTCACGCCGGATGATATTTTATGGGCGGATGCGGTGATCTTTAGCACTCCGACCCGCTTCGGAACTATGGCATCGCAAATGAAACAATTTCTGGATACCACCGGCGGTATTTGGTTTCATGGGAAGACCGTGAATAAAGTGGTAAGCGCGATGACATCCGCTCAGAACGCTCATGGAGGACAGGAAGCCACAATTTTGTCTCTATATACCATTATGTATCATTGGGGAGCAATCGTTGCCGCTCCAGGATATACCGATCAATCCATCTTTGCTGGCGGCGGCAATCCATATGGAACGAGCGTGTCGGTAGATCAGAACGGAAAGATGAAAGAAGATGTTCGCGGAGCGGTACTGCATCAAGCAAAGCGTACGGTAACCGTTGCGAAGTGGGTCAAACAAGGTCAACAAGGCTGA
- a CDS encoding diadenylate cyclase, protein MENNCKKLSPEYSDVYQQFQYMSTQMQNMLSSMDQEGIDILKNLRLLSQICSDTGKLVSAYHLSRLLVPYTNQCNEIFNAIKLLSAQRKGALIVIEREDKINDWITTGTPLSAKISSTLLVSIFHVGSPLHDGAVLIRNNTIVSAANVLPLTRKLYKNKLGTRHRAAIGLSEKTDALTFIVSEETGGKSFTFNGSLYGFEIPDE, encoded by the coding sequence ATGGAAAATAACTGCAAAAAATTATCGCCGGAGTATTCAGATGTCTATCAACAATTTCAATACATGTCCACCCAGATGCAAAACATGTTGTCTTCCATGGATCAAGAAGGAATTGATATTTTAAAGAATCTTAGACTGCTGTCTCAAATATGCTCCGACACAGGAAAGTTGGTATCCGCCTATCACTTGAGCCGGCTTCTGGTTCCTTACACCAATCAATGCAATGAAATCTTTAATGCCATTAAATTGCTGAGCGCTCAACGCAAAGGCGCCCTTATCGTGATTGAAAGAGAAGATAAAATCAACGATTGGATCACGACGGGCACGCCCCTGTCCGCGAAGATCTCAAGTACGCTGTTAGTTTCCATTTTTCATGTAGGAAGCCCGCTGCACGACGGTGCGGTACTGATTCGGAATAACACGATTGTCTCCGCCGCCAATGTACTTCCTCTCACCCGGAAGCTGTACAAAAACAAGCTGGGCACCCGACACCGTGCAGCTATCGGTTTATCGGAGAAAACAGATGCATTGACGTTCATCGTATCCGAGGAGACAGGGGGGAAATCATTTACCTTCAACGGCTCGCTGTACGGATTCGAGATTCCTGATGAATAA
- a CDS encoding DNA integrity scanning protein DisA nucleotide-binding domain protein, translating to MKKNDFNDDFSQLRLEITEKLRNMKKKVEQKISTLSQNDIRIIDSVQKLSRELLELETTASTYLLNRLLSKYTKCSNELSLAIHRLSLKRHGALFVIEANDPVAPLIQGGVPINAIITSQLLESIFHPDSLLQEGAVLIQSDVIVSASNTLPVTNQIFWDRVADIRELSAIGLSEQSDALIILITDRGSTYFSLEGNLFPFSVS from the coding sequence ATGAAAAAAAATGATTTCAATGATGATTTCTCGCAGCTCCGGCTTGAAATAACAGAAAAGCTCAGGAACATGAAGAAAAAGGTAGAGCAGAAGATCTCCACTCTGAGTCAAAACGATATTCGCATCATTGACAGTGTGCAAAAATTATCTCGGGAACTGCTCGAGTTGGAAACAACGGCATCGACATACTTACTTAATCGTCTCTTGTCCAAATATACGAAGTGCAGCAATGAACTGTCTCTTGCCATTCACAGACTTAGCCTAAAACGTCATGGAGCTCTCTTTGTAATCGAGGCGAACGACCCGGTTGCCCCTCTTATACAGGGAGGGGTACCGATTAATGCGATTATTACAAGCCAATTATTGGAGTCCATCTTTCATCCCGACAGTTTACTTCAAGAAGGCGCCGTTCTGATTCAATCCGATGTGATTGTTTCCGCCTCTAATACCTTACCTGTAACGAATCAAATATTTTGGGATAGAGTAGCAGATATTCGAGAATTATCGGCAATAGGCTTGTCCGAGCAGAGCGATGCATTGATTATATTGATCACGGACCGTGGATCAACCTATTTTTCATTAGAGGGCAATCTCTTCCCTTTTTCCGTCTCCTAG